Proteins from a genomic interval of Bradyrhizobium sp. CCBAU 53340:
- a CDS encoding phosphohydrolase, translated as MDREELATAYAAPARHYHNLAHIEDCLAALAQVHGLTSLEREILTEAIWWHDVVYDPTRSDNEDLSAQLAERHVHADISHEVGRLIRLTKSHEVAADDRLGAILISIDLSILGAEPARYDAYAAAIRQEFIHLSADDYRIGRARVLRHFAAREVIYPDPDFAASFDRQARVNFARELAALG; from the coding sequence ATGGACCGCGAAGAATTAGCTACCGCCTATGCGGCACCTGCCCGCCACTATCACAACCTCGCGCATATCGAGGATTGCTTGGCCGCGCTTGCGCAGGTGCATGGTCTCACGTCGCTCGAGCGCGAGATCCTCACCGAAGCGATCTGGTGGCACGACGTCGTTTATGACCCGACCCGATCGGACAACGAAGACCTCAGCGCTCAACTGGCCGAACGGCACGTGCACGCCGATATCAGTCACGAGGTCGGTCGCCTGATCCGCCTGACAAAGTCTCACGAGGTCGCGGCGGATGATCGCCTCGGCGCCATCCTGATCTCGATCGACCTCAGTATCTTGGGCGCGGAGCCGGCGCGCTACGACGCCTATGCCGCCGCGATCCGCCAGGAATTCATTCACCTCAGCGCGGATGATTATCGTATCGGTCGCGCCCGCGTGCTCCGCCACTTCGCGGCACGCGAGGTGATCTATCCCGATCCGGATTTCGCCGCGAGCTTCGACCGGCAAGCCCGCGTCAATTTCGCGCGCGAGCTGGCGGCGCTGGGCTGA
- a CDS encoding mismatch-specific DNA-glycosylase: MIDVLNAPHRLPDQLRPNLRLVFVGTAASTRSAELGHYYAHPGNRFWRAIHEAGITARRYQPGEFAALIELGIGFTDLSKSGAGMDHQIAAETIDVPGFRAKIEKYRPRTIAFTSKKAASLFYGRPSAAIALGRQVRDAGLPEIFVLPSPSGAASGHWTLEPWRELARWIAAEVDGR; encoded by the coding sequence ATGATTGACGTGTTGAACGCCCCTCACCGCCTCCCCGACCAGCTCCGTCCCAACCTCCGCCTCGTCTTCGTCGGCACCGCCGCCTCGACTCGCTCGGCGGAGCTCGGTCACTACTACGCCCATCCCGGCAACCGCTTCTGGCGGGCGATCCATGAGGCCGGGATCACGGCGCGGCGGTATCAGCCGGGCGAGTTCGCCGCGCTGATTGAGCTCGGGATCGGCTTCACCGATCTCTCCAAATCGGGCGCTGGGATGGATCACCAGATCGCGGCGGAGACGATCGACGTGCCAGGCTTCAGAGCGAAGATCGAGAAGTATCGGCCGCGGACGATTGCATTCACGAGCAAGAAGGCGGCGAGCTTGTTTTATGGCCGGCCGTCAGCTGCGATTGCGCTGGGGCGGCAGGTGCGCGATGCGGGCTTGCCGGAGATTTTTGTGCTGCCGTCGCCGTCGGGGGCGGCGTCGGGGCACTGGACGCTGGAGCCGTGGCGGGAGCTGGCGCGGTGGATCGCTGCGGAGGTGGATGGACGATAG
- a CDS encoding lytic transglycosylase domain-containing protein → MKILRIAVLAAAGLVSSQAAFAGQAEYAEMVAAHARANGVPEALVHRVIMRESRYQPGLVGHGGTIGLMQIKLATARGLGYTGDASGLRDPNTNLTYAVKYLAGAYRAANGDHDRAVRYFAGGYYYIAKRQRQEAVQQASFEPQLEPNGNPQPMFGATPHRKLAQQIRNARAQVPGNMR, encoded by the coding sequence ATGAAGATTTTGCGCATTGCCGTTCTCGCTGCGGCCGGACTGGTGTCGTCGCAGGCCGCATTCGCAGGGCAAGCTGAATATGCCGAGATGGTCGCGGCCCATGCGCGCGCCAACGGCGTGCCGGAGGCGCTGGTGCATCGCGTCATCATGCGCGAGAGCCGCTATCAGCCGGGCCTGGTCGGCCATGGCGGCACCATCGGGCTGATGCAGATCAAGCTCGCGACCGCCCGCGGCCTCGGTTACACCGGCGATGCGAGCGGCCTGCGCGATCCCAACACCAATCTCACCTATGCCGTAAAGTACCTCGCCGGCGCCTATCGCGCCGCCAATGGCGACCACGACCGAGCCGTGCGTTATTTCGCGGGCGGCTATTACTACATTGCAAAGCGGCAGCGCCAGGAAGCCGTGCAACAGGCCAGCTTCGAGCCTCAGCTCGAGCCCAACGGCAATCCGCAGCCGATGTTCGGCGCCACGCCGCATCGCAAGCTGGCCCAGCAGATCCGCAACGCGCGGGCGCAGGTTCCCGGGAACATGCGTTGA
- a CDS encoding FAD-dependent oxidoreductase: MYQTTKRPDSPVSIIGAGIAGAWQALLFAQAGHTVTLHERGDATMTDATSHWAGGMLAPYCEAEVAEPIISRLGLRSLDIWRRELPDTPFNGSLVVAHPRERNDFERFARMTEEHHRLDAAGLAELEPSLEGRFRDALFFPNEGHVEPRRVLPKLHERIKAAGGTIKFGSDVSASDLDGIVIDCRGLGARDEQPDLRGVKGEMILIETSEVQLSRPVRLIHPRWPLYVIPREDNLFMLGATSIEAEDTGVSVRSALELLGAAYTVHPAFGEARIVEFGSGLRPAFPDNLPRIGVRDGKISVNGLYRHGFLIAPALAELTLNYVERGQIDNEVMQCV; this comes from the coding sequence ATGTACCAGACGACCAAGCGACCGGATTCCCCGGTATCCATCATCGGCGCAGGCATCGCAGGCGCCTGGCAGGCGCTGTTGTTCGCGCAGGCCGGCCACACCGTGACGCTACACGAGCGCGGTGACGCCACCATGACCGACGCCACCAGCCACTGGGCCGGCGGCATGCTCGCGCCCTATTGCGAGGCGGAGGTCGCCGAACCCATCATCAGCCGCTTGGGGCTGCGCTCGCTCGACATCTGGCGGCGCGAACTGCCGGATACGCCTTTCAACGGTTCGCTCGTCGTGGCCCATCCGCGCGAGCGCAACGATTTCGAACGCTTTGCGCGGATGACCGAGGAGCACCACCGGCTCGACGCCGCCGGTCTCGCCGAACTCGAGCCATCGCTGGAGGGGCGTTTCCGCGATGCGCTGTTCTTCCCGAACGAAGGCCATGTCGAGCCGCGCCGGGTGCTGCCGAAGCTGCACGAGCGCATCAAGGCGGCCGGCGGCACCATCAAGTTCGGCAGCGACGTCAGTGCTTCTGATCTCGACGGCATCGTGATCGACTGCCGCGGCCTCGGCGCCCGCGACGAGCAGCCGGACTTGCGCGGCGTCAAGGGCGAGATGATCCTGATCGAGACCTCTGAGGTGCAGCTGTCGCGCCCGGTGCGGCTGATCCATCCGCGCTGGCCGCTTTACGTGATCCCGCGCGAGGACAATCTGTTCATGTTGGGCGCGACCTCGATCGAGGCCGAGGACACGGGCGTCAGCGTCCGCTCGGCGCTGGAGCTGCTGGGCGCGGCCTACACCGTGCATCCGGCCTTCGGCGAAGCCCGCATCGTCGAGTTCGGCTCCGGCCTTCGCCCGGCTTTTCCCGACAATTTGCCGCGCATCGGCGTGCGCGACGGCAAGATCAGCGTCAACGGGCTCTACCGCCACGGCTTCCTGATCGCGCCGGCGCTCGCCGAGCTGACGCTCAATTACGTCGAGCGCGGCCAGATCGACAATGAGGTGATGCAATGCGTGTGA
- a CDS encoding VOC family protein: MTSITPFLWFDNNVPEAVAFYKSVFPRAKVETVSDFMAVFELEGQRFHALNGGPLHRFNEAVSFFISVETQEEVDYFWGRLTADGGEESRCGWLKDRFGLSWQVIPTALGRYLADADRTKANRVMQAMMGMKKIVIAELDRAYAG; the protein is encoded by the coding sequence ATGACCTCCATCACGCCGTTTCTCTGGTTCGACAACAACGTCCCCGAAGCCGTCGCTTTCTACAAATCGGTGTTCCCCCGCGCAAAGGTCGAGACCGTCAGCGACTTCATGGCGGTGTTCGAGCTCGAAGGGCAGCGCTTCCACGCCCTCAATGGCGGACCGCTCCACCGCTTCAACGAGGCGGTGTCGTTCTTTATCAGCGTCGAAACGCAGGAGGAGGTCGACTATTTCTGGGGCCGCCTCACCGCCGACGGCGGCGAAGAATCCCGCTGCGGCTGGCTCAAGGACAGGTTTGGCCTGTCCTGGCAGGTGATCCCGACGGCGCTCGGCCGCTATCTCGCCGATGCTGACAGGACCAAGGCCAACCGCGTCATGCAGGCGATGATGGGGATGAAGAAGATCGTGATTGCGGAGTTGGATAGAGCGTATGCGGGGTGA
- a CDS encoding glutathione S-transferase family protein, producing MPTITAFANSPDRGKGQARDMRVRWALEEVGQPYDVRLLSFEAMKQPAHLALHPFGQIPTYEDGDLVLFETGAIVLHIAERHYGLLPRDANARCRAIAWMFAALNTMEPPIVELGMATLLERDESWYEQRQPMLRKRVATRLDELARHLGGADWLDGAFSAGDLLMVTVLRRLNASRMLEGYPTLSSYVARGEARPAFRRAFEAQLAVFTAAAIS from the coding sequence ATGCCCACCATCACCGCCTTCGCAAACTCGCCCGACCGCGGCAAGGGACAGGCGCGCGACATGCGCGTGCGCTGGGCACTTGAAGAAGTCGGCCAGCCCTACGACGTGCGCCTGCTGTCGTTCGAGGCCATGAAGCAGCCGGCGCATCTGGCGCTGCATCCGTTCGGGCAGATCCCGACCTATGAGGACGGCGATCTCGTCCTGTTCGAGACCGGCGCGATCGTGCTCCATATCGCCGAGCGTCATTACGGTTTGCTGCCGAGGGATGCGAATGCGAGGTGCCGCGCGATCGCCTGGATGTTTGCTGCGCTCAACACGATGGAGCCGCCGATCGTCGAGCTCGGGATGGCGACGCTGCTGGAGCGCGACGAGAGCTGGTATGAGCAGCGGCAGCCGATGCTGCGGAAGCGCGTCGCGACCAGGCTCGACGAGCTGGCCCGCCACCTCGGCGGCGCCGATTGGCTCGATGGCGCGTTCAGCGCCGGCGATCTCCTGATGGTGACGGTGCTGCGCCGGCTGAATGCCTCGCGCATGCTCGAGGGCTATCCGACGCTGTCGTCCTACGTCGCCCGCGGCGAAGCACGCCCGGCCTTCCGCCGCGCGTTCGAGGCGCAGCTGGCAGTGTTCACGGCGGCGGCGATTTCGTAG
- a CDS encoding response regulator has protein sequence MAIPSPNILVVEDDRETRTLIAKYLRSNSCNVTAVSDGREMSRAMADHRVDLIILDVMLPGEDGLSLCRKVRSEAQTPIIMLTARGEDVDRIVGLEMGADDYLPKPFNPRELLARINAVLRRQASAQAASSTEGASTLAFEGWRIDLRLRELRNPEGARVAVTSAEFDLLRTFCERPGRVLSRDSLLDLTQGRNTGSFERSIDVLVSRIRRKIEPNPADPTIIKTVRSGGYLFTPRTEAVTTPLSN, from the coding sequence ATGGCCATTCCCTCTCCCAACATTCTGGTCGTTGAGGACGACCGCGAAACGCGGACGTTGATTGCGAAATATTTGCGCAGCAACTCCTGCAACGTCACCGCCGTGAGCGACGGCCGCGAGATGTCGCGTGCCATGGCCGACCACCGCGTTGATCTCATCATCCTCGACGTCATGCTGCCGGGCGAGGACGGCCTCAGCCTGTGCCGCAAGGTGCGCTCCGAGGCGCAGACGCCGATCATCATGCTGACCGCGCGCGGCGAGGACGTCGACCGTATCGTCGGCCTCGAGATGGGCGCGGACGATTATCTGCCGAAACCGTTCAACCCGCGCGAGCTGCTTGCCCGCATCAACGCGGTGCTGCGGCGCCAGGCCTCGGCCCAGGCCGCGAGCTCGACCGAGGGCGCTTCCACCCTCGCCTTCGAAGGCTGGCGCATCGACCTGCGGCTGCGCGAGCTGCGCAATCCGGAAGGCGCGCGCGTCGCGGTCACCAGCGCCGAGTTTGACCTGCTCAGGACGTTCTGCGAGCGTCCCGGCCGCGTGCTGTCGCGCGACAGCCTGCTCGACCTCACGCAGGGGCGCAACACCGGCTCGTTCGAGCGCTCCATCGACGTGCTCGTCAGCCGCATCCGCCGCAAGATCGAACCCAATCCGGCCGATCCCACCATCATCAAGACGGTCCGCTCCGGCGGTTACCTGTTTACGCCCAGAACGGAAGCGGTTACGACGCCCCTGAGCAATTGA
- the thiS gene encoding sulfur carrier protein ThiS yields the protein MRVTVNGEQREISSASVDALLSELDYEGTHFAIALNYDVVPKSRWAETSLKAGDEIEIITPRQGG from the coding sequence ATGCGTGTGACCGTCAACGGCGAGCAGCGCGAGATCAGTTCGGCCAGCGTCGACGCGCTGCTCTCCGAGCTCGACTACGAGGGCACCCATTTCGCCATCGCGCTCAACTACGACGTCGTGCCGAAAAGCCGCTGGGCCGAGACGAGCCTGAAGGCCGGCGACGAGATCGAGATCATCACGCCGCGGCAGGGAGGGTGA
- a CDS encoding ATP-binding protein encodes MRPFGFFHLKGIGGQIAALVLASTIALHLVVTTAFLMGRPDRPETPPDGAHQLTDAALLLGSARPDDRPRLIADLARAFPKLNIEISAPGTADVVEDDESQHLHGVRRHLGRGYKVLQLAPKDGLHRIGVQLPDGTMITGHVESGPRPWFWGAPWLVALMTAFICITVLGLWAARALAAPLSSFAKAAENFSLDGEAEPLPERGPEEIRSVARALNRMHERIARLMSDRTKMLAAISHDLRTPITRLRLRAEFIEDEGNRKRMLIDLDQMRSMLESVLSLLRNDRKIEAVTLVDIASTLQLIADQFGDMGHVVHYDGPLSATAAARPDDLHRGVTNLVENAVRFGAEVTIRLDVSGTKLVIDVEDDGPGISDARKQDMLEPFVRGDDARTMDDSTGFGLGLSIARAIAIAHGGELSLHDRQPHGLIVRMQLPVWQQPKLAA; translated from the coding sequence ATGAGACCGTTCGGGTTCTTCCACCTGAAGGGCATCGGCGGGCAGATCGCCGCACTGGTGCTGGCCTCGACGATCGCGCTGCATCTCGTCGTCACCACCGCCTTCCTGATGGGCAGGCCCGACCGTCCGGAGACGCCGCCGGACGGCGCCCATCAACTGACCGATGCGGCGCTGCTGCTCGGCTCGGCGAGGCCCGATGACCGGCCGCGCCTGATCGCAGATCTCGCGCGCGCCTTCCCCAAGCTCAACATCGAGATATCAGCGCCCGGCACGGCTGATGTGGTCGAGGACGACGAGAGCCAGCATTTGCACGGGGTCCGCCGCCATCTCGGCCGCGGCTACAAGGTGCTGCAGCTCGCACCAAAAGACGGCCTCCATCGCATCGGCGTGCAATTACCTGACGGCACCATGATCACGGGCCATGTCGAGAGCGGCCCGCGGCCGTGGTTCTGGGGCGCACCGTGGCTGGTGGCGCTGATGACCGCCTTCATCTGCATCACCGTGCTCGGCCTGTGGGCGGCGCGCGCGCTGGCGGCGCCGCTGTCCTCCTTTGCCAAGGCCGCCGAGAATTTCAGCCTGGATGGCGAGGCAGAGCCGCTGCCCGAGCGCGGCCCCGAGGAGATCCGCTCGGTGGCCCGGGCGCTCAATCGCATGCATGAGCGGATCGCGCGGCTGATGTCGGATCGCACCAAGATGCTGGCGGCGATCAGCCACGACCTGCGCACCCCGATCACGCGGCTGCGCCTGCGCGCCGAATTCATCGAGGACGAGGGCAACCGCAAGCGCATGCTGATCGACCTCGACCAGATGCGCTCGATGCTGGAAAGCGTGCTGTCGCTCTTGCGCAACGACCGCAAGATCGAGGCGGTGACGCTGGTCGACATCGCCAGTACGCTGCAGCTCATCGCCGACCAGTTCGGCGACATGGGCCATGTCGTGCATTACGACGGCCCGCTCTCTGCAACCGCCGCGGCACGTCCCGACGATTTGCATCGCGGCGTCACCAACCTCGTCGAGAACGCGGTGCGCTTCGGCGCCGAGGTGACGATCCGCCTCGATGTCTCAGGCACCAAGCTCGTCATCGACGTCGAGGACGACGGCCCCGGCATTTCGGATGCGCGCAAGCAGGACATGCTGGAGCCGTTCGTGCGCGGCGACGACGCGCGCACCATGGACGATTCCACCGGCTTTGGCCTTGGCCTGTCGATCGCGCGCGCGATCGCGATCGCGCATGGCGGCGAGCTGTCGTTGCACGACCGCCAGCCGCACGGGCTGATCGTTCGGATGCAGCTGCCGGTGTGGCAGCAGCCGAAGCTGGCGGCCTGA
- a CDS encoding mismatch-specific DNA-glycosylase — protein sequence MPEVPLHRLPDQLRPNLRLVFVGTAASTRSAEVGHYYAHPGNRFWRAIHEAGITARRYQPGEFAALIELGIGFTDLSKSGAGMDHQIAAETIDVPGFRAKIEKYRPRTIAFTSKKAASLFYGRPSAAIAPGRQVRDAGLPEVFVLPSPSGAASGHWTLEPWRELAKWIAA from the coding sequence TTGCCCGAAGTCCCTCTCCACCGCCTCCCCGACCAGCTCCGCCCTAACCTCCGCCTCGTCTTCGTCGGCACCGCCGCCTCGACGCGCTCGGCGGAGGTCGGGCACTATTACGCCCATCCCGGCAACCGCTTCTGGCGGGCGATCCATGAGGCCGGGATCACGGCGCGGCGGTATCAGCCGGGCGAGTTCGCCGCGCTGATCGAGCTCGGGATCGGCTTCACCGATCTCTCCAAATCGGGCGCTGGGATGGATCACCAGATCGCGGCGGAGACGATCGACGTGCCAGGCTTCAGAGCGAAGATCGAGAAGTATCGGCCGCGGACGATTGCATTCACGAGCAAGAAGGCGGCGAGCTTGTTTTATGGCCGGCCGTCAGCTGCGATTGCGCCGGGGCGGCAGGTGCGCGATGCGGGCTTGCCGGAGGTCTTCGTGCTGCCGTCACCGTCGGGTGCGGCGTCCGGGCATTGGACGCTGGAGCCGTGGCGGGAGTTGGCGAAGTGGATTGCTGCGTAG
- the thiC gene encoding phosphomethylpyrimidine synthase ThiC yields MNIRSNPDKTIPAVTTGPLPSSRKIFASPDAAPDLRVPLREIILSEGAGEPNLPVYDTSGPYTDPSVTIDVNAGLARNRKQWVLERGGVEEYDGRQIKPEDNGSVSTDKAARAFSAYHKPLRGLDGHKITQLEFARAGIVTKEMIYVAARENLGRKQQLERAEAALADGESFGAAVPAFITPEFVRDEIARGRAIIPSNINHSELEPMIIGRNFLTKINANIGNSAVTSSVEEEVEKMVWAIRWGADTVMDLSTGRNIHTTREWILRNSPVPIGTVPIYQALEKCNGDPVKLTWELYKDTLIEQCEQGVDYFTIHAGVRLQYIHLTASRVTGIVSRGGSIMAKWCLAHHKESFLYTHFDEICDLMRKYDVSFSLGDGLRPGSIADANDRAQFAELETLGELTKIAWDKGCQVMIEGPGHVPMHKIKINMDKQLRECGEAPFYTLGPLTTDIAPGYDHITSGIGAAMIGWFGCAMLCYVTPKEHLGLPDRNDVKTGVITYKIAAHAADLAKGHPAAQLRDDALSRARFEFRWTDQFNLGLDPDTAKSFHDETLPKEAHKVAHFCSMCGPKFCSMKITQDVRDYAATLNDPNSVGMSMQGTAEDGMARMSAKFKEMGSSVYLDAEKVKESNRVL; encoded by the coding sequence ATGAACATCCGCTCCAACCCCGACAAGACCATCCCCGCCGTCACCACCGGCCCCCTTCCCTCCTCGCGAAAGATCTTCGCCTCGCCCGACGCCGCGCCCGATCTGCGCGTGCCGCTGCGCGAGATCATCCTCTCCGAGGGCGCCGGCGAACCGAACCTGCCGGTCTACGACACCTCCGGCCCCTACACCGACCCGTCCGTCACCATCGACGTCAACGCCGGCCTTGCGCGCAACCGCAAGCAATGGGTGCTGGAGCGCGGCGGCGTCGAGGAATATGACGGCCGGCAGATCAAGCCGGAGGACAATGGCAGCGTCTCCACCGACAAGGCCGCGCGCGCCTTCTCGGCCTATCACAAGCCGCTGCGCGGCCTCGACGGCCACAAGATCACCCAGCTCGAATTCGCCCGCGCCGGCATCGTCACCAAGGAGATGATCTACGTCGCCGCCCGCGAAAATCTCGGCCGCAAGCAACAGCTCGAGCGCGCGGAAGCGGCGCTTGCCGACGGCGAAAGCTTTGGCGCCGCGGTGCCGGCCTTCATCACCCCGGAGTTCGTCCGCGACGAAATCGCGCGCGGCCGCGCCATCATCCCCTCCAACATCAACCACTCCGAGCTCGAGCCGATGATCATCGGCCGCAACTTCCTGACCAAGATCAACGCCAATATCGGCAACTCGGCGGTGACCTCGTCGGTCGAGGAAGAGGTCGAGAAGATGGTGTGGGCGATCCGCTGGGGCGCCGACACCGTGATGGATCTCTCGACGGGGCGCAACATCCACACCACCCGCGAATGGATCTTGCGCAACTCGCCGGTGCCGATCGGCACCGTTCCGATTTATCAGGCGCTGGAGAAGTGCAACGGCGATCCGGTCAAGCTGACCTGGGAGCTCTACAAGGATACGCTGATCGAGCAGTGCGAGCAGGGCGTCGACTATTTCACCATCCACGCCGGCGTCCGCCTGCAATACATCCACCTCACCGCCAGCCGCGTCACCGGCATCGTCTCGCGCGGCGGCTCGATCATGGCGAAGTGGTGCCTCGCGCATCACAAGGAAAGCTTCCTCTACACGCACTTCGACGAGATCTGCGACCTCATGCGCAAGTATGACGTCTCGTTCTCGCTCGGCGACGGCCTGCGTCCGGGCTCGATCGCGGATGCCAACGATCGCGCGCAGTTCGCGGAGCTGGAGACGCTCGGCGAGCTCACAAAGATCGCGTGGGACAAGGGCTGCCAGGTCATGATCGAAGGCCCCGGCCACGTGCCGATGCACAAGATCAAGATCAACATGGACAAGCAGCTTAGGGAGTGCGGCGAAGCGCCGTTCTACACGCTTGGACCGCTGACGACAGACATCGCGCCGGGCTATGACCACATCACCTCAGGCATTGGCGCTGCCATGATCGGCTGGTTCGGCTGCGCCATGCTCTGCTACGTCACGCCGAAGGAGCATCTCGGGCTGCCCGATCGCAACGACGTCAAGACCGGCGTCATCACCTACAAGATCGCCGCCCACGCCGCCGATCTCGCCAAGGGCCACCCCGCCGCGCAACTGCGCGACGACGCCCTCTCCCGCGCGCGGTTCGAATTCCGCTGGACCGACCAGTTCAACCTCGGCCTCGATCCGGACACCGCAAAAAGCTTCCACGATGAGACCCTGCCGAAGGAAGCCCACAAGGTTGCCCATTTCTGCTCGATGTGCGGCCCAAAGTTCTGCTCGATGAAGATCACGCAGGACGTGCGGGATTATGCGGCAACGCTGAATGATCCGAACAGCGTCGGCATGTCGATGCAGGGCACCGCCGAGGACGGCATGGCCAGGATGAGCGCGAAGTTCAAGGAGATGGGCTCAAGCGTTTATCTGGATGCGGAGAAGGTGAAGGAGAGTAATCGGGTGTTGTGA
- a CDS encoding thiazole synthase, with protein MVTFYGKSFPSRLLIGSALYPSPAIMQDAIRASGSNIVTVSLRRESAGGRTGDAFWKLIRELEVSVLPNTAGCRSVREAVTTAKLARELFGTSWIKLEVIADNDTLQPDVVGLVEAATILIKDGFEVFPYCTEDLSVANRLVDAGCKVVMPWAAPIGSAKGIINRDALKLLRERLPDITLVVDAGLGAPSHAAEALELGYDAVLLNTAIAKAADPVAMARAFRLGCEAGRTAYEAGLMNARDFASPSTPVVGTPFWHAVS; from the coding sequence ATGGTGACCTTCTACGGCAAATCCTTCCCCTCGCGCCTGCTGATCGGCAGCGCGCTCTATCCGTCGCCCGCGATCATGCAGGACGCGATCCGCGCCTCGGGCTCGAACATCGTCACGGTGTCGCTGCGGCGCGAATCCGCCGGCGGCAGGACTGGCGATGCGTTCTGGAAGCTGATCCGCGAGCTCGAGGTATCCGTGCTGCCGAACACCGCCGGCTGCCGCAGCGTGCGCGAAGCCGTGACCACCGCGAAGCTCGCCCGCGAACTGTTCGGCACCTCCTGGATCAAGCTCGAGGTCATCGCCGACAACGACACGCTGCAGCCCGACGTCGTCGGCCTGGTCGAAGCCGCCACTATCCTGATCAAGGACGGTTTCGAGGTGTTCCCCTATTGCACCGAGGACCTCTCGGTCGCCAACCGCCTCGTCGATGCCGGCTGCAAGGTGGTGATGCCATGGGCCGCGCCGATCGGCAGCGCGAAAGGCATCATCAACCGCGACGCCCTCAAGCTGTTGCGCGAGCGGCTGCCCGACATCACGCTGGTGGTCGATGCCGGCCTGGGCGCGCCCTCGCACGCGGCCGAGGCGCTCGAGCTCGGCTATGACGCCGTGCTGCTCAACACCGCGATTGCCAAGGCGGCCGATCCGGTCGCGATGGCCAGGGCGTTCCGCCTCGGCTGCGAGGCCGGCCGCACCGCATACGAAGCCGGGCTGATGAACGCCCGCGATTTCGCCTCCCCTTCCACCCCTGTCGTTGGGACCCCGTTCTGGCATGCCGTTTCCTGA
- a CDS encoding SDR family oxidoreductase — protein MARKLEGKVAAVTGAASGIGLASTEAMLAAGARVVMVDRDEAALNALCKKHGDAMIPLVVNLLDPKDCATLLPRVLEQAGQLDIFHANAGTYVGGDLIDADTIAIDRMLNLNVNVVMKNVHDVLPHMIARGSGDIIVTSSLAAHFPTPWEPVYASSKWAINCFVQTVRRQVFKHGIRVGSISPGPVVTALLADWPAEKLQEARDSGSLLEASEVAEVVMFMLTRPRGMTIRDVVMMPTNFDL, from the coding sequence ATGGCAAGAAAACTGGAAGGCAAGGTCGCGGCCGTAACCGGAGCGGCGTCGGGCATTGGGCTCGCAAGCACTGAAGCGATGCTGGCCGCGGGCGCGCGGGTGGTGATGGTCGACCGCGACGAGGCTGCGCTCAACGCGCTCTGCAAAAAGCATGGCGACGCGATGATCCCGCTGGTCGTCAACCTCCTGGACCCCAAAGACTGCGCAACGCTGCTGCCGCGCGTGCTGGAGCAGGCAGGCCAGCTCGACATCTTCCACGCGAATGCTGGGACCTATGTCGGCGGCGACCTCATCGATGCCGACACCATTGCGATCGACCGCATGCTGAACCTGAACGTCAACGTCGTGATGAAGAACGTGCACGACGTGCTGCCGCACATGATCGCGCGTGGCAGCGGCGACATCATCGTCACGAGCTCGCTGGCGGCGCATTTTCCGACGCCATGGGAGCCGGTCTATGCCTCGTCGAAATGGGCGATCAACTGCTTCGTCCAGACGGTGCGGCGTCAGGTCTTCAAGCACGGCATTCGCGTCGGCTCGATCTCGCCCGGCCCTGTCGTCACCGCGCTGCTCGCGGACTGGCCGGCCGAGAAGCTGCAGGAAGCCAGGGACTCCGGCAGCCTGCTGGAGGCCAGCGAAGTGGCTGAAGTCGTGATGTTCATGCTGACGCGCCCGCGCGGCATGACCATCCGCGACGTAGTGATGATGCCGACGAATTTCGATCTGTAA
- a CDS encoding thiamine phosphate synthase — protein sequence MPFPDRFYPVVDSLNWVERLTKLGVGTIQLRAKDLNDAEALQIVTDALAITKDTRAKLVVNDYWRAAIVAGAKYLHLGQEDLAEADLKAIREAGLSLGVSTHDDAELATALKAKPDYVALGPIFFTTLKSMRFEPQGIPKITEWKQRIGEIPLVAIGGIKFEHAAEIFAAGADSIAVVSDVTQNADPDARVRQWLGQSEEAA from the coding sequence ATGCCGTTTCCTGATCGCTTCTATCCCGTCGTCGACAGCCTTAACTGGGTCGAACGCCTGACAAAACTCGGCGTCGGCACCATCCAGCTGCGCGCGAAGGACCTCAACGACGCCGAGGCGCTGCAGATCGTCACCGACGCGCTGGCGATCACCAAGGACACGCGAGCCAAGCTGGTCGTGAACGACTATTGGCGCGCGGCGATCGTCGCCGGCGCGAAGTACCTGCATCTCGGCCAGGAAGATCTGGCGGAGGCCGACCTCAAGGCCATTCGCGAAGCCGGCCTCTCGCTCGGCGTCTCCACGCACGACGATGCGGAGCTTGCAACCGCGCTCAAGGCAAAACCCGACTACGTCGCGCTGGGCCCGATCTTCTTCACCACACTGAAATCGATGCGCTTCGAACCGCAGGGCATTCCGAAGATCACGGAGTGGAAGCAGCGCATCGGCGAGATCCCGCTGGTCGCGATCGGCGGCATCAAGTTCGAGCACGCCGCGGAGATCTTCGCCGCGGGCGCGGATTCCATCGCGGTGGTGTCCGATGTCACCCAGAACGCCGACCCGGATGCGCGGGTGCGGCAATGGCTCGGCCAGTCAGAGGAGGCGGCATGA